The proteins below are encoded in one region of Terriglobales bacterium:
- a CDS encoding iron ABC transporter permease: protein MKAAVQTRKRPSTAAAMLLLSALLVAAVIVASGLGAVRVPLRTMLRALVNPAESGDAAVILFSLRLPRVLAAALAGAGLSATGVLFQGLFRNPLADPFVLGASGGAALGGALAVFIFPTLSIAGIGGSGLLAFAGALLTMVVVWNLARHNARFAIENMLLAGFAVGTILNAATSAFELRQEAANPGARILSAWLYGQIGVPPWVQIVTVAVVMLCGIAFALPVARKLNTLALGEDYALQLGIQVKRVRLQVLIIGSLLTAMAVSLGGLIGFVGLLVPHFLRLILGPDHFKLLPVAAVGGAAFLVIADTVARTAVAPAELPVGILTAFIGGPAFLYLLNHRREVA from the coding sequence ATGAAGGCGGCGGTGCAGACTCGGAAGCGTCCCAGTACAGCGGCGGCAATGTTGCTGTTGAGCGCATTGCTTGTCGCGGCCGTGATTGTGGCGTCCGGACTGGGTGCGGTGCGTGTTCCCTTGCGCACAATGCTGCGGGCACTGGTGAACCCCGCGGAATCAGGCGATGCGGCCGTCATCCTATTCAGCTTGCGGTTGCCGCGAGTGCTGGCGGCGGCTTTGGCTGGCGCAGGGCTATCAGCAACTGGCGTGCTCTTTCAGGGGCTATTTCGGAATCCGCTGGCGGATCCTTTTGTGCTTGGAGCATCAGGCGGAGCGGCACTCGGCGGAGCGCTGGCGGTGTTTATTTTTCCGACACTTTCTATTGCAGGGATCGGCGGGTCAGGGCTGCTCGCGTTTGCAGGGGCACTATTGACGATGGTGGTGGTATGGAATCTAGCGCGGCACAATGCACGGTTTGCCATCGAAAACATGCTGCTCGCTGGATTCGCGGTGGGAACGATCCTGAATGCAGCGACGTCTGCATTCGAGTTGCGGCAGGAAGCGGCAAACCCGGGAGCGCGAATATTATCAGCCTGGTTGTATGGTCAGATCGGCGTTCCGCCCTGGGTGCAGATCGTGACGGTTGCCGTCGTGATGTTGTGCGGAATCGCGTTCGCCCTGCCAGTAGCGAGAAAGCTGAACACGCTGGCACTCGGTGAAGATTACGCGTTGCAGTTGGGTATCCAAGTGAAGCGGGTACGGTTGCAGGTGCTGATTATCGGCTCGCTGCTCACGGCCATGGCGGTATCGCTCGGCGGACTGATCGGTTTTGTGGGACTTCTGGTTCCGCATTTCCTGCGGCTCATTCTTGGTCCTGATCATTTCAAGTTGTTGCCGGTCGCGGCGGTAGGCGGGGCTGCGTTCCTGGTGATCGCCGACACGGTAGCGCGTACGGCGGTGGCACCGGCGGAGTTGCCGGTCGGCATCTTGACGGCGTTTATCGGCGGTCCGGCGTTCTTATATTTGCTGAATCATAGAAGGGAAGTTGCTTAA
- a CDS encoding glutamate synthase subunit beta, translating into MGKVTGFREHTRELPPRRPVLERINDWFEIYQDFSEEKVRTQGARCMDCGVPFCHNGCPLNNIIPDWNDLVYRGRWEEAIRRLHATNNFPEFTGRICPAPCESACVLGINEPPVTIKQIEKTIIDHAWSAGWIRPEPPLYESGQRVAIIGSGPAGLAAAQQLRRAGHAVTVFEKNEKPGGLLRFGIPNFKLEKHIVERRLEQMTQEGVEFVNNAHVGVTHSVSDLQRDYDALLLAGGAEQPRDLPLPGRELKGIHYAMEFLPQQNRRNEGIEFSAEPILATGKRVVIIGGGDTGADCLGTAHRQKAKSIHQFELLPMPPAERSPKTPWPLWPMQLRTESSHEEGGTRDWSVSTTTFHGDDQGRLTGLSGVRVGPPPKFEPVEGSEFFLECDLVLLAMGFVGPVRGGLLAQLGVKLDPRGNVATDESYMSSVPGVFAAGDMRRGQSLVVWAIQEGRNAAAGVDAYLRARGSAN; encoded by the coding sequence ATGGGTAAAGTAACTGGATTTCGTGAGCACACGCGAGAGCTTCCGCCGCGGCGGCCCGTCCTCGAGCGCATCAACGACTGGTTCGAGATCTACCAGGATTTTTCGGAGGAGAAGGTCCGAACGCAGGGCGCACGCTGCATGGACTGCGGCGTTCCGTTCTGCCACAACGGATGTCCCCTGAACAACATCATCCCCGACTGGAACGATCTCGTATATCGCGGCCGGTGGGAAGAAGCGATTCGTCGTTTGCACGCGACGAACAACTTCCCGGAGTTCACGGGGCGAATCTGCCCGGCGCCATGCGAATCGGCATGTGTGCTAGGGATCAACGAACCTCCGGTCACGATTAAGCAAATCGAGAAGACGATCATCGATCACGCGTGGAGCGCAGGATGGATTCGACCGGAACCGCCACTGTATGAAAGCGGGCAACGCGTCGCAATCATCGGATCCGGTCCGGCGGGACTGGCGGCAGCGCAACAGTTGCGGCGTGCAGGCCATGCAGTCACCGTATTTGAGAAGAACGAAAAGCCCGGTGGTCTGCTGCGATTTGGCATTCCAAACTTCAAACTGGAAAAGCACATTGTTGAACGCCGCCTTGAGCAGATGACGCAGGAAGGGGTGGAGTTCGTGAACAACGCTCACGTCGGAGTGACTCATTCTGTGTCCGACTTGCAGCGCGACTACGACGCACTGCTGCTAGCCGGCGGAGCGGAACAGCCTCGGGACTTGCCTCTCCCGGGCCGTGAGTTGAAGGGCATTCATTACGCGATGGAGTTCCTGCCCCAGCAGAACCGCCGGAACGAGGGCATTGAGTTTTCCGCCGAGCCGATTCTGGCGACCGGCAAGCGAGTGGTGATTATTGGCGGCGGCGACACCGGGGCAGATTGCCTCGGCACTGCACACCGGCAGAAGGCAAAGTCGATACACCAGTTCGAGTTGTTGCCGATGCCGCCGGCTGAGCGCTCGCCGAAAACTCCGTGGCCGCTCTGGCCGATGCAGTTGCGGACGGAAAGTTCACACGAAGAAGGAGGCACTCGCGACTGGAGTGTCTCTACGACGACGTTCCATGGCGACGATCAGGGCCGTCTCACCGGTTTGAGCGGTGTCCGCGTTGGGCCGCCGCCGAAATTCGAACCAGTGGAAGGTTCTGAGTTCTTCCTGGAGTGCGATCTGGTATTGCTGGCGATGGGGTTCGTTGGTCCTGTCCGCGGCGGATTGCTTGCGCAACTCGGCGTCAAACTCGATCCTCGAGGCAACGTAGCCACGGATGAGAGCTACATGTCGTCGGTGCCAGGCGTGTTCGCGGCGGGCGACATGCGTCGCGGACAATCGCTTGTGGTGTGGGCAATCCAGGAGGGTCGAAACGCGGCAGCCGGGGTCGATGCATATTTGCGGGCGAGAGGATCGGCAAACTGA
- a CDS encoding helical backbone metal receptor, producing the protein MKRLCVLAAMVLCLGPVSWAARTVKDETGRTVTVPDKVNRVVSLTPSVTDTIYALGGGPQLVAITDFTEYPPQAAREKPSIGDILHPSLERILSFHPDVVIAVSTLNSPETVRGLERMKIPVFLVHGRGLAGVYSAIASIGQVIGREREAAELTRKLKEREQRVRKLSEGKKKPSVFLSVQLEPCITAGSGAFITELIEAAGARSVTSDVKQDWLRISLESVIPRNPDYILIMKSAPFGLKEMRARAGWNALRAVREGHVMYADDRLQIPGPVAFDGLEDLAKNIEAAR; encoded by the coding sequence ATGAAACGGTTGTGCGTGCTTGCGGCGATGGTCCTCTGTCTGGGACCGGTGTCCTGGGCTGCGCGCACGGTGAAAGACGAAACCGGGAGGACGGTCACAGTTCCCGATAAAGTGAACCGCGTTGTAAGTCTTACGCCCAGCGTCACGGATACGATTTATGCACTCGGCGGCGGTCCGCAACTGGTGGCAATCACGGATTTTACGGAGTATCCACCTCAAGCGGCGCGTGAAAAGCCGAGTATCGGGGACATCCTGCATCCTTCGCTCGAGAGGATTTTGTCGTTTCATCCGGATGTGGTCATCGCGGTTTCTACCTTGAACAGCCCCGAGACGGTGCGGGGGCTTGAGCGGATGAAGATTCCGGTGTTCCTCGTTCATGGACGCGGCTTGGCCGGCGTGTATAGCGCGATTGCCAGCATCGGGCAAGTGATCGGGCGTGAGCGCGAAGCGGCGGAGTTGACGCGAAAGCTGAAGGAAAGGGAGCAAAGAGTCAGGAAGCTCAGTGAAGGGAAGAAGAAGCCGTCGGTGTTTCTGTCGGTACAACTGGAGCCCTGCATTACGGCGGGATCCGGGGCATTTATTACGGAATTGATTGAAGCGGCGGGCGCGCGCTCTGTCACCAGCGATGTCAAGCAGGATTGGCTTCGGATAAGCCTGGAATCGGTGATCCCGCGCAATCCGGATTACATCCTCATCATGAAGAGCGCGCCATTCGGGCTGAAGGAAATGCGTGCGCGCGCAGGATGGAATGCGCTGAGGGCCGTCCGCGAAGGACACGTGATGTACGCCGACGACCGGCTGCAGATTCCCGGGCCGGTCGCATTCGATGGTCTAGAAGATCTGGCGAAGAATATAGAGGCAGCACGATGA
- a CDS encoding DUF169 domain-containing protein has product MQSRIAAAIGLSNNPVALTWSSQAPDSALHFRTGSWGCVVSLIAAVAAKGSVAAFSRQTYGCWGGGVGLGFGNQYEVFPGGVEGFCRFLSDGNSKTELGRAIGTKLQSGGGASLADDFLNGERYVKDPSCVEKFLDSMPMRDLGEKFVVFKPLSQVDPAADVVKNITFFVEPDALSALVVLANYKKPNIENVGMPWAAGCQVIGIYSYQELDRENPRALVGLTDISARKSVRRTLGKHVMSFTAPWKMFLEMESNVDDSFFQRETWKALQRP; this is encoded by the coding sequence ATGCAGAGTCGGATTGCCGCCGCCATAGGTCTCAGCAACAACCCCGTAGCGCTCACATGGAGTAGCCAGGCGCCCGACAGCGCCCTGCATTTCCGTACCGGAAGCTGGGGGTGCGTCGTGAGTCTCATCGCCGCTGTCGCCGCCAAGGGCTCGGTAGCCGCGTTCAGCCGCCAAACGTACGGTTGCTGGGGCGGTGGCGTCGGCCTCGGATTCGGTAACCAGTATGAAGTCTTCCCCGGCGGCGTCGAGGGCTTCTGCCGCTTTCTTTCCGACGGCAACTCGAAAACCGAACTCGGCCGTGCGATTGGCACGAAGTTGCAGTCCGGCGGAGGCGCCAGCTTGGCCGATGACTTCCTGAACGGCGAGCGGTACGTGAAAGACCCATCCTGTGTCGAGAAGTTCCTGGACTCCATGCCGATGCGTGATCTCGGTGAGAAGTTCGTGGTCTTCAAGCCGCTGTCGCAGGTCGATCCCGCAGCGGACGTCGTAAAGAACATCACGTTCTTCGTCGAGCCCGATGCTCTCTCCGCGCTAGTGGTTCTCGCCAACTACAAGAAGCCCAATATCGAAAACGTCGGTATGCCATGGGCGGCAGGATGCCAAGTCATTGGCATTTACTCGTACCAGGAACTCGACCGGGAAAATCCGCGCGCACTGGTTGGCCTTACCGACATCTCCGCGCGCAAGAGTGTTCGCCGCACCTTGGGCAAGCACGTCATGTCATTCACCGCGCCGTGGAAAATGTTTCTTGAAATGGAATCGAACGTCGACGACAGCTTTTTCCAGCGCGAAACTTGGAAAGCGCTTCAGCGCCCGTGA
- the gltB gene encoding glutamate synthase large subunit — translation MSQGQRFQGLPGPQGLYDPANEHDACGIGFVASIKGEKSHDIIVKGVQVLINLTHRGASGCDAETGDGAGVLIQIPHKFFARECVQLGFQLPSEGEYGVGMIFFPVEKAERLQCEGVLERVAREEGLSVLGWRDMEVDGSAIGRVARNSQPYIQQLFVGKQEGMDADAFERKLYVVRRRAENEIAASSLEQKGMFYVPSLSARTIVYKGLLLAPQICNFYQELKDPDVTSALCLVHQRFSTNTFPTWHLAHPYRFVAHNGEINTVKGNVNWMAARQATLGSPLFGDDIRKLFPIVQQGGSDSANFDNVLELLVQSGRSLPHAMAMMIPEAWSEHTTAEKRYFYEYHASLMEPWDGPAAIAFTDGRVIGATLDRNGLRPARYVITDDGLVVVASETGVLSIKPESVQMKGRLQPGKMFLVDTVEGRIVSDEEIKGDLVQRQPYGEWLKEQQIRLDDLPEPFRVMGSDHDTIVCRQRMFGYTDEDLKMILMPMAVDGQEPVGSMGTDTPLACLSDKPQSLFNYFRVLFAQVTNPPIDPIREEMVMSLISYIGQERNILDEKPINAHTLRLEHPVLTNRDLERLRRVSQGDFLATTLPTLYRVGSGEKGLKEALNNLCRRATLALKSGYTLLILSDRGVDEEYAPIPSLLALTAVHNHLVREATRSQCALVVESGEPREVMHFALLIGYGASAVNPYLAIETLEDFEKRGYLPEGHTFATALKNFKKSINKGLLKTFSKMGISTLQSYRGAQVFEALGLNKSLVQEYFTGTPSRIEGIGLEVIAREAEMKHQHAFQPSTEFEPELAIGGNYQYRVKGEKHLLNPVSISKLQHAVRSDNFQTFKEYADHINEQNDKLGTLRGLLKFKKSATPVPIEEVESASEIVKRFATGAMSYGSISKEAHETLAKAMNRIGGRSNTGEGGEDEKRFVDDRRSAIKQVASGRFGVTVEYLVNADELQIKMAQGAKPGEGGQLPGHKVDENIARVRRSTPGVGLISPPPHHDIYSIEDLAQLIYDLKNVNPKARISVKLVAEVGVGTVAAGVAKAHADVILISGDSGGTGAAPLSSIKHAGIPWELGLAETQQVLVMNDLRGRVRLQTDGKLQTGRDVVIAALLGAEEFGFATMPLVAMGCIMMRKCHLNTCPVGIATQDVELRKKFQGQPEHVIRFFFFLADQVREIMAELGFRTFDEMVGRVDMLEMRPAAHHWKARGLDFSSILFNPAMPARIARRCTQAQDHGLHQSLDYRLIDYAREALETKQSTHLRLPIRNVHRSVGTMLSGEVARRYGAAGLPTDTIRFDFEGSAGQSFGAFLAQGVTLTLEGDANDYVGKGLSGGRVVVFPPKESKFQSERNIVIGNVALYGATSGEAYFNGMAGERFAVRNSGATAVVEGVGDHGCEYMTGGRVVVLGKCGRNFAAGMSGGIAYVLDELSDFAEKRCNRTDVDLDAMDEKDFVAVRNLIEVHVALTNSTRGRYVLENWAELANKFIKVFPHDYKRVLGISRSERVPRVFTPAPAVTLNNVIAAAQ, via the coding sequence ATGAGTCAAGGTCAGCGATTCCAAGGACTTCCGGGGCCACAAGGTTTGTACGACCCGGCCAACGAACACGACGCGTGCGGTATCGGATTTGTCGCGAGCATCAAGGGCGAAAAGTCGCACGACATCATCGTGAAGGGCGTGCAGGTCCTGATCAACCTGACCCATCGCGGCGCGAGTGGATGCGATGCCGAAACGGGCGACGGCGCGGGTGTGCTGATCCAGATTCCGCACAAGTTCTTTGCGCGCGAATGTGTGCAGCTAGGCTTCCAACTTCCGAGTGAAGGCGAATACGGCGTCGGCATGATCTTCTTCCCCGTGGAGAAGGCCGAACGCCTGCAGTGCGAAGGCGTACTGGAACGCGTGGCGCGCGAAGAAGGGTTGAGCGTGCTGGGATGGCGCGATATGGAAGTGGATGGATCGGCGATCGGGCGGGTCGCGAGAAATTCGCAGCCGTATATCCAGCAGTTGTTCGTCGGCAAACAGGAGGGAATGGATGCCGATGCGTTCGAGCGCAAGTTGTACGTGGTGCGCCGGCGTGCGGAGAACGAAATTGCTGCATCGAGTCTTGAGCAGAAGGGCATGTTTTACGTGCCGTCGCTTTCGGCGCGAACCATTGTCTACAAGGGCCTGCTGCTGGCGCCGCAAATCTGCAACTTCTATCAAGAGCTGAAGGATCCAGACGTAACAAGTGCGTTATGCCTGGTGCATCAGCGGTTTTCGACTAATACGTTTCCAACGTGGCATTTGGCGCATCCGTACCGGTTCGTCGCGCATAACGGCGAGATCAACACGGTGAAGGGAAACGTGAACTGGATGGCGGCCCGCCAGGCGACGCTTGGGTCGCCTCTGTTCGGCGACGACATCAGGAAGCTGTTCCCGATCGTGCAGCAGGGTGGAAGCGATTCCGCGAACTTCGACAACGTGCTGGAGCTGCTGGTGCAGTCGGGACGCAGCCTGCCGCATGCGATGGCGATGATGATTCCGGAGGCGTGGTCGGAACATACGACGGCGGAGAAGCGCTATTTCTACGAGTACCACGCGTCGCTGATGGAGCCGTGGGATGGTCCGGCGGCGATAGCGTTCACGGATGGGCGAGTCATTGGCGCGACTCTGGATCGCAATGGATTGCGTCCTGCGCGCTATGTCATCACTGATGACGGGCTAGTGGTGGTGGCGTCGGAGACTGGCGTCCTGTCGATCAAGCCGGAAAGCGTGCAGATGAAGGGGCGCTTGCAGCCGGGGAAGATGTTTCTGGTCGACACGGTGGAGGGCCGCATCGTTTCCGACGAAGAGATTAAGGGCGACCTCGTGCAGCGGCAGCCTTACGGCGAGTGGCTGAAGGAGCAACAGATTCGGCTCGACGATCTGCCCGAACCGTTCCGAGTGATGGGATCGGACCACGACACGATCGTTTGTCGCCAGCGCATGTTCGGGTATACCGACGAAGACCTGAAGATGATCCTGATGCCGATGGCGGTGGATGGCCAAGAGCCGGTTGGATCGATGGGAACGGACACGCCGCTGGCGTGTTTGTCGGATAAACCACAGTCGCTGTTCAACTACTTCCGGGTACTGTTCGCGCAGGTGACGAATCCGCCGATCGATCCGATCCGCGAAGAGATGGTGATGTCGCTGATCAGCTACATCGGTCAGGAGAGGAACATCCTGGACGAGAAGCCGATCAACGCACATACGCTGCGGTTGGAGCATCCGGTGTTGACGAACCGCGACCTCGAGCGACTGCGGCGAGTGTCGCAGGGAGACTTCCTGGCAACAACGCTGCCAACGCTGTACCGCGTCGGCAGTGGTGAAAAGGGCCTGAAGGAGGCGCTCAATAATCTTTGTCGCAGGGCGACGCTGGCGCTGAAGTCGGGATACACGCTGCTGATCCTTTCCGACCGCGGCGTGGACGAGGAGTATGCGCCGATTCCGAGTTTGCTGGCGCTGACGGCGGTCCACAATCACCTGGTTCGCGAGGCGACGCGTTCGCAGTGTGCGCTGGTGGTGGAGTCGGGCGAGCCACGCGAAGTGATGCACTTCGCGCTGCTGATCGGCTACGGTGCGAGCGCCGTGAATCCTTATCTGGCAATCGAGACGCTTGAGGACTTTGAGAAGCGTGGGTATTTGCCGGAAGGACACACGTTCGCAACGGCGCTAAAGAATTTCAAGAAGTCCATCAACAAGGGATTGTTGAAGACCTTCTCGAAGATGGGCATCTCGACTCTGCAGAGCTACCGGGGAGCGCAGGTGTTCGAGGCGCTCGGGTTGAATAAGTCATTGGTGCAGGAGTATTTCACGGGGACGCCGTCGCGCATTGAAGGCATAGGCCTTGAGGTGATTGCTCGCGAGGCGGAGATGAAGCACCAGCATGCGTTCCAGCCGTCGACGGAGTTCGAACCGGAGTTGGCGATCGGTGGTAACTACCAGTACCGCGTGAAAGGCGAGAAGCACCTGCTGAATCCGGTTTCGATCAGCAAACTGCAACATGCGGTGCGGAGCGACAACTTTCAGACGTTCAAGGAATACGCAGATCACATCAACGAGCAGAACGACAAGTTGGGCACGTTGCGCGGGCTGCTGAAGTTCAAGAAATCAGCGACGCCCGTGCCGATTGAGGAAGTGGAGTCCGCGAGCGAGATCGTGAAGCGTTTTGCCACGGGCGCGATGTCGTATGGATCGATCAGCAAGGAAGCACACGAGACGCTGGCAAAGGCGATGAACCGCATCGGCGGGCGGTCTAATACTGGAGAAGGCGGAGAAGACGAGAAGCGCTTCGTGGATGATCGTCGCAGTGCAATCAAGCAGGTGGCATCTGGACGCTTCGGAGTGACGGTCGAGTATCTCGTCAATGCGGATGAGTTGCAGATCAAGATGGCGCAGGGTGCGAAGCCCGGTGAAGGCGGCCAACTGCCCGGACACAAGGTGGACGAGAACATCGCTCGGGTGCGGCGCTCGACGCCAGGGGTGGGACTGATCTCTCCTCCGCCGCATCACGACATCTACTCGATCGAGGACCTGGCGCAGCTTATCTACGACCTGAAGAACGTGAACCCGAAGGCGCGGATTTCGGTGAAGCTCGTGGCCGAGGTTGGAGTTGGCACGGTTGCTGCCGGTGTGGCGAAGGCACATGCCGACGTTATTTTGATCAGCGGCGATTCGGGCGGAACCGGTGCAGCACCGCTCAGTTCCATCAAGCACGCGGGTATTCCGTGGGAACTCGGACTGGCGGAAACGCAGCAGGTGCTCGTGATGAACGATCTGCGTGGCCGGGTGCGTCTGCAAACCGACGGCAAGCTTCAGACGGGTCGCGACGTTGTGATCGCAGCCCTGCTGGGCGCGGAAGAGTTCGGATTCGCGACCATGCCGCTCGTTGCGATGGGCTGCATCATGATGAGGAAGTGCCACTTGAATACCTGCCCAGTGGGTATCGCCACGCAGGACGTTGAACTCCGGAAGAAATTCCAGGGACAGCCTGAACACGTGATTCGGTTCTTCTTCTTCCTGGCAGACCAGGTGCGCGAGATCATGGCCGAGCTTGGGTTCCGCACTTTCGATGAAATGGTCGGACGTGTGGACATGCTGGAGATGCGTCCGGCGGCGCATCACTGGAAGGCACGCGGTCTCGACTTCAGCAGCATCCTGTTCAACCCGGCGATGCCGGCACGAATAGCGCGCCGGTGCACGCAGGCGCAGGACCACGGATTGCACCAGTCGCTTGACTACCGCCTTATCGATTACGCACGTGAAGCGCTGGAGACGAAACAGTCAACGCACTTGCGGCTGCCGATACGGAACGTTCACCGTTCAGTGGGAACGATGCTCAGCGGCGAAGTAGCACGGCGTTACGGTGCGGCGGGTCTTCCGACCGACACGATCCGGTTTGATTTTGAAGGGTCGGCAGGACAGAGCTTCGGCGCATTTCTTGCCCAGGGCGTGACGCTGACGCTTGAAGGAGACGCCAACGACTATGTCGGCAAGGGGCTCTCCGGCGGACGCGTTGTTGTGTTCCCGCCAAAGGAGTCGAAGTTCCAGTCGGAGCGGAACATCGTCATCGGCAACGTGGCACTCTACGGCGCTACGAGTGGCGAAGCCTACTTCAACGGCATGGCCGGCGAACGGTTCGCGGTCCGTAACTCGGGAGCCACGGCCGTGGTGGAAGGTGTTGGCGACCATGGTTGTGAATACATGACCGGTGGGCGCGTGGTGGTGCTCGGCAAGTGCGGACGAAATTTCGCCGCAGGCATGAGCGGCGGCATCGCGTATGTGCTCGATGAACTCAGCGATTTCGCAGAGAAGCGCTGCAATCGAACCGACGTTGACCTGGATGCCATGGACGAAAAGGACTTCGTCGCGGTGCGGAACCTGATTGAAGTTCACGTAGCGCTCACGAACAGCACGCGAGGCCGGTACGTGCTCGAGAACTGGGCGGAATTGGCGAACAAGTTCATCAAGGTCTTCCCGCACGATTACAAGCGGGTGCTTGGTATTTCGCGCAGCGAACGAGTGCCACGAGTGTTCACGCCAGCGCCGGCCGTAACTCTCAATAACGTTATCGCAGCCGCGCAATAG
- a CDS encoding LysR family transcriptional regulator, whose protein sequence is MDFDQLVTFIEVAKLRNFSRAGQKVFRSQSAVSAQIRQLEHEYGERLLDRSGKNVSLTAAGEVFLEYAQRFVRLRTESLQAVASQSDKPRGVLVVGANEATCLYVLPEVFGNYSKEYPQVQVSIYRNFSRKILERVEDGTVDLGVVSLPVKSPNLKVHPIFRDRIMCMVSARNPLSNKTEVGVRELSEQPLIFPKTGSTRQLFDSIFRPYRGKLRVAMEIPSVSMIKRFVAADVGVSLVTASYAADQVRSGEAKLLALKGLNLYRELGLVHRSDKTLSPAAVAFIELCRQRAAEQNTGSPKK, encoded by the coding sequence ATGGACTTTGACCAGCTAGTTACATTCATTGAAGTCGCCAAGCTGCGTAACTTCTCGCGTGCTGGTCAGAAGGTGTTCCGGTCGCAATCGGCGGTGAGCGCGCAGATTCGGCAACTGGAGCACGAATACGGCGAGCGGCTGCTCGATCGTAGCGGCAAAAATGTAAGCCTGACGGCTGCAGGTGAGGTTTTTCTCGAGTACGCGCAACGCTTCGTCCGTTTACGGACGGAATCTCTTCAGGCGGTTGCGAGCCAGTCCGACAAGCCCCGAGGCGTGCTGGTGGTAGGCGCGAATGAGGCCACTTGCCTCTACGTGCTACCCGAGGTTTTCGGCAATTACTCGAAGGAATATCCGCAGGTTCAGGTCAGCATCTACCGCAATTTCAGCCGCAAGATCCTTGAGCGCGTGGAAGACGGGACTGTAGATCTCGGCGTGGTGAGCCTGCCGGTGAAGTCGCCGAACCTGAAGGTGCATCCGATTTTCCGCGATCGGATCATGTGCATGGTGAGCGCACGCAATCCGCTTTCGAACAAGACGGAAGTCGGCGTGCGGGAGTTATCGGAACAGCCCCTGATCTTTCCGAAGACAGGGTCCACGCGCCAGTTATTCGATTCCATCTTCCGGCCGTACCGCGGGAAATTGCGGGTGGCCATGGAGATCCCAAGCGTCAGCATGATCAAAAGATTCGTGGCCGCTGACGTGGGTGTATCGCTGGTGACGGCCAGCTATGCGGCAGACCAGGTTCGGTCGGGCGAAGCAAAGCTGCTGGCACTGAAGGGATTAAATCTCTATCGCGAACTAGGACTGGTACACCGCTCAGACAAGACTTTGTCGCCCGCGGCCGTCGCCTTCATTGAACTGTGCCGACAGAGGGCAGCGGAGCAAAATACGGGATCCCCGAAGAAGTAG
- a CDS encoding ABC transporter ATP-binding protein: MSALIESRNLEFAFGSRTIFQKVSFCIEPGEMVALLGANGAGKTTLLKLIAGLLQPRAGEVFAEGREPRNWDRRELSKFVALVPQQLEVPFLFSVEEIVAQGRVPYAGRFGHLSGYDRQVVEHAMESVDVLKLRDRYYAELSGGEQQRVKIALGLAQEPKVMLLDEPTQHLDVGRQIEFLSLLRRLNRQGITIFAAVHDLSLVRENFTRAILLLEGRCIAGFTDKVMRPELLEAAYSVERSALTPYLPGESVPEPVASTSRECRRARPLRRRGITRFW, encoded by the coding sequence ATGTCGGCTCTGATCGAATCCCGCAATCTTGAGTTCGCGTTCGGTTCGCGGACGATCTTTCAGAAAGTTTCGTTTTGTATTGAGCCGGGCGAAATGGTCGCACTGCTGGGCGCGAACGGGGCCGGGAAAACGACTTTGCTGAAACTTATCGCCGGACTGTTGCAGCCACGAGCCGGAGAAGTGTTTGCCGAGGGACGCGAGCCGCGGAACTGGGATCGCCGTGAGCTTTCCAAGTTTGTTGCGCTCGTGCCGCAGCAACTCGAAGTGCCATTTCTGTTTTCGGTGGAAGAGATCGTGGCGCAAGGTCGGGTTCCCTATGCCGGACGTTTCGGTCATCTTTCTGGATACGATCGGCAGGTGGTCGAACATGCGATGGAGTCCGTGGACGTTTTGAAATTGCGCGACCGCTATTATGCGGAGCTTTCCGGTGGCGAGCAGCAACGGGTAAAGATCGCGCTTGGCCTGGCACAGGAACCGAAGGTCATGCTGCTCGACGAACCTACGCAGCATCTGGATGTGGGCAGGCAAATCGAGTTTCTGTCATTGCTGCGGAGATTGAACCGGCAGGGAATAACGATTTTTGCGGCTGTACACGATTTGAGCCTGGTTCGCGAAAACTTCACCCGTGCGATCCTGTTATTGGAGGGCCGATGCATTGCGGGATTCACGGACAAGGTAATGCGGCCGGAGCTTCTGGAGGCTGCGTATTCCGTAGAGCGTTCGGCACTCACGCCTTACCTGCCTGGCGAGTCCGTTCCGGAGCCGGTGGCAAGCACATCGAGGGAGTGCCGGAGGGCGCGGCCTCTCCGCCGTCGTGGAATCACGCGCTTCTGGTAA